GTAGAGCGCCTCGAATATCTCGACGACGGCCTTCCCCCTTATGCCCTTGGGGTCTATACCCATTGAGCGGGCCTTCTCGAAGAGCTTCGCATTGTCTGAGACAGTATCCTTCCCGAGCTTCTCTTCGAGGGCTTCCGTGATGTTCATCCTCTTCCACGGCCGCGACATATCGACCGTGTCTTCCCCGTACTTGAAGACGAGCGAGCCCTTTAGCTCCATGGCCAGGGAGCATATGAGCTCCTCAGTGAGATCCATGAGGTCCTCGAAGGTCGCGTAGGCCTGGTAGAACTCGATCATCGTGAATTCGGGGTTATGCTGCGTCGAAACGCCCTCGTTCCTGAACGTGCGCCCTATCTCGTACACCCTCTCTATTCCGCCCACGACGAGCCGCTTCAGATAAAGTTCCGGGGCTATCCTCAGATAAAGATCCATGCCGAGGACGTTGTGGTGCGTCCTGAACGGGCGCGCCGCCGCACCGCCCGCAACGGGATGGAGTATAGGGGTCTCGACCTCGACGAAATCCCTCTCGTCGAGGAACCTCCGTATAAGGCTTATAATCCTGCTTCTGGTGAGGAATATATTCTTCACGTCCGAGTTCGATACGAGGTCGAGGTATCTCTGCCTGTACCTCATCTCGACGTCCTTAAGGCCGTGCCACTTTTCGGGAAGGGGGTGTAGGGTCTTCGTAAGGAACGTGAACCCGCTTACGTTGACCGTGAGCTCCCCGGTCTTCGTCTTGAAGAGCCGGCCTTTTATGCCTATAAAATCCCCGAGGTCCACGTACTTCTTGAAGAGCTTGAGCTCGTCCGGGCCGACGACGTCGGCCTTCATGTATCCCTGAATACGCCCCGACCTGTCAGCTATGTGGAAGAAGAGGCTCTTCCCGAAGTCCCTGAGCGCGACCAAGCGCCCCGCCAGGGTGAAGACGTCCTCGAGCTTCTCGAAATCCTCTGTAGGCATATCGCCGTACTTCGCGAGAAGCTCCCCGGCAAGGTGCTCGGGCTTGTATCCGTTGGCGTATGGATTTATTCCCAGGGCTCTAAGTTCGTTGAGCTTTTCTTTTCTCTGCTCGTATTGTTCGTTTTCCATTGTCGAATCAATGCTTCTACCCCTAAGGGCAGCGCCGTCAACGCGCCCTCATCCCCGGAAGCTTCTGTATTTTAACCGTAAATTGAAGATTAATCCTTCTTGGCGTCCAGAATAATATACGTGGCTATGGACTTGGCAACAAGTACATTTTCGTTATAGATATCGACGTCTACGGGCACTATCCTGCCCTCGCGGAGAGCCTTTGCCCTGGCTTCGATGACGCCGCCGCTCACAGGGTTGATGTAGCTTATCTTGAGCTCTATGGTCATGAGGCGCTTGTCCTCGAGGTCGAGCCCGTGGACGAGCGCTACCGCCGCCGCCGAATCGGCCAGCGTAGACAGCACCCCGCCGTGCGTGTATCCATACGGGTTTGCAAGGTTCTCGTGCGTATCCATGACGAGCCTCGCGTAGCCGGGCTTTACCTCCGCGATCTCTATCCCGAGGTGCTCCCAGAACGGCACCCTTGGGAAATTCTTTATGTAAAAATCTTCGTCGGGCATCGAATACCTCCGGGTAAAGGATTATATAGATTACCGGTGAAATCAGGGATTGAAACCTTACGCGCCGCGAGGGGCTTTTTGCGGGTCCTTCCCGTAGATGGCGAAGACGAGGAACCCGGCCGCGCAGACGGCCCCGGCAATGGCGAACATGGCGCGGAACCCTTCGAGCTCGGCGGCGACGCCGTACGCGAACACCCCGAGCATCCCGCCGAACGTGAAGGCGACGCTGCATATCGAAACTGCCTTCCCCCGGTCTTCGTCGGGCGTGAGGTCTATGACGAGGGCGTATATGGCCGGGTAGAAGAGCCCGTGCCCCGCGCCGAAGAATATGCCGGCGATAACGAGCGTAAGGGAATCCGTCACGAGCCCGAGCCCCGCGATGCTCGCCGAGAACACGAACAACGCCGGAATCGATACGAGCTTCTTCCCGTACTTGTCCGGCAGCCATCCGAAGAATATCCTCACGGCGAGGATGACGACCGTATACGTTATGAAGAAGAGCTCGAACGCGCCGACGCCTATCCTGCCGGCGAATATAGGGACGAAGGTTATCGCGGGGACGAACCCCGTCCCGGCGACGACGAGGGCGAACGCGGCCGCCATTACCCCCCGCCTCCTGAGCGCGCCAACGAACGAGCCGCGCATGCTTTCGTTGTCCCGGGGGACGCGCGGCTCCCTTATCCAGACGGCGGCCAGGAGGGCCGGCACCCCGAGGAGGGAGCAGAATATAAAGAAGTCGTCGAAGCCCCAGGCGTCCACTATCAGCTTCCCGATGTAAGGAGCGAGCGCGAAGTTCATCACGCTGAACATCCCGAATATGCCTATCGCGCGGCTCCTCTTTCCGGGCGAGGACACGTCGGCGATGAGAGTCCCCGCCGCGACGAAGCTCAGCGAAAGCGCCGCCCCGTGGAGGACCCGGAGGAGTGGAAAGAGGAAGTTTATCGTATGAATGTACGCGAACGGTATCGTCGCCAGCGATATGAGTATCCCGCCTGCGACGAGGAACGGCTTCCGCCCCCATTGGTCTATGAGTATCCCGACGGAGGGCGTTGTGAGGATTGTCGCCATGGACGCCGCCCCCATTATGAAGCCGATCATCGACTCGCTCCCGCCGAGCTCTTCTATCCTGAGCGGCAGAAGTATGAAGGCGTGGTAGTTGAAAAAGAATATGAATATAAAGAGTGTTACGAGGTTAAAATCCCTGTTGAAAAGGGGCCTGTCCATGGGGATCGAATCGTTCATCTCGCGTCCGGCGGGATAAGCTTATACAACAAAAATTAATAATAAAAATCGGCGGCCCTGCAGGTTATACTTTGTGAGAGGGCGAAACAAGGGGCCCACGGCCCCGAGAGCGGCTGACCATGTTCAAGAACTTTCTGATTCTAATCCTTGCAGTGCTTCTCGGGATTTCGAGCTACCTCCTCTACGCCAACAAGAACATAACTATAGACCTCGGGCGTGACGGAGCGCCCGTCACGGAGCGCATCGTCGTAAGGGAGACGTCCGCTCCGCCGCAGCCGGCTCCGGCCCCCAAGGCGGAGGGCGGGAAGCTTCCCGAAAAGGGAGGC
This Thermodesulfobacteriota bacterium DNA region includes the following protein-coding sequences:
- the lysS gene encoding lysine--tRNA ligase; amino-acid sequence: MENEQYEQRKEKLNELRALGINPYANGYKPEHLAGELLAKYGDMPTEDFEKLEDVFTLAGRLVALRDFGKSLFFHIADRSGRIQGYMKADVVGPDELKLFKKYVDLGDFIGIKGRLFKTKTGELTVNVSGFTFLTKTLHPLPEKWHGLKDVEMRYRQRYLDLVSNSDVKNIFLTRSRIISLIRRFLDERDFVEVETPILHPVAGGAAARPFRTHHNVLGMDLYLRIAPELYLKRLVVGGIERVYEIGRTFRNEGVSTQHNPEFTMIEFYQAYATFEDLMDLTEELICSLAMELKGSLVFKYGEDTVDMSRPWKRMNITEALEEKLGKDTVSDNAKLFEKARSMGIDPKGIRGKAVVEIFEALYERNLVNPTFVYGFPLDVSPLARRSEADPELTDRFELYITGREIANAFSELNDPIDQRERFEGQLELKSKGEEEVHEMDEDYVTALEHGMPPTAGEGIGIDRLVMLFTDSPSIREVIFFPHLKPE
- a CDS encoding PaaI family thioesterase, with translation MPDEDFYIKNFPRVPFWEHLGIEIAEVKPGYARLVMDTHENLANPYGYTHGGVLSTLADSAAAVALVHGLDLEDKRLMTIELKISYINPVSGGVIEARAKALREGRIVPVDVDIYNENVLVAKSIATYIILDAKKD
- a CDS encoding MFS transporter, with amino-acid sequence MNDSIPMDRPLFNRDFNLVTLFIFIFFFNYHAFILLPLRIEELGGSESMIGFIMGAASMATILTTPSVGILIDQWGRKPFLVAGGILISLATIPFAYIHTINFLFPLLRVLHGAALSLSFVAAGTLIADVSSPGKRSRAIGIFGMFSVMNFALAPYIGKLIVDAWGFDDFFIFCSLLGVPALLAAVWIREPRVPRDNESMRGSFVGALRRRGVMAAAFALVVAGTGFVPAITFVPIFAGRIGVGAFELFFITYTVVILAVRIFFGWLPDKYGKKLVSIPALFVFSASIAGLGLVTDSLTLVIAGIFFGAGHGLFYPAIYALVIDLTPDEDRGKAVSICSVAFTFGGMLGVFAYGVAAELEGFRAMFAIAGAVCAAGFLVFAIYGKDPQKAPRGA